A portion of the Rhodopseudomonas sp. BAL398 genome contains these proteins:
- a CDS encoding c-type cytochrome, translated as MDSFELNKVLGAILGTCLVLLVTNFTAQAIFAPSKIDKPGYDIAVKEEAPAADKEAAAPVAAVPIEKLLQTASVEKGQAAAKKCQACHTLEKGGPNRVGPNLYGIVGEPRGEGRNGFNFSAAMKAKGGNWTFDELNKFLTNPKAYIPGTAMGFAGIKKDSERADVIDYLRTLSDNPMPIPTAAK; from the coding sequence ATGGACTCCTTCGAACTCAATAAAGTGCTCGGCGCCATTCTGGGCACATGCCTGGTGTTGCTGGTGACGAATTTTACAGCGCAAGCCATCTTCGCACCGAGCAAGATCGACAAGCCGGGCTACGATATTGCCGTGAAGGAAGAGGCTCCCGCCGCCGACAAGGAGGCCGCAGCGCCCGTCGCCGCCGTGCCGATCGAGAAATTGCTGCAAACCGCGTCGGTCGAAAAGGGCCAGGCTGCGGCGAAGAAATGCCAGGCTTGCCACACCCTCGAGAAAGGCGGCCCCAACCGTGTCGGTCCGAACCTCTACGGCATCGTCGGCGAACCGCGCGGCGAGGGCCGCAACGGCTTCAACTTCTCCGCGGCGATGAAGGCCAAGGGCGGCAACTGGACCTTCGACGAACTCAACAAGTTCCTGACCAATCCGAAGGCCTACATCCCGGGCACCGCGATGGGCTTCGCCGGAATCAAGAAGGACAGCGAGCGCGCCGACGTGATCGACTATCTGCGCACCCTGTCGGACAATCCGATGCCGATACCGACGGCCGCGAAGTAG
- a CDS encoding extracellular solute-binding protein yields MAPLNRRNVLGLGIGALAATRLAPAAAADGETQAHGISAFGDLKYPADFAHFDYVNVDAPKGGLFSTIPSTRAFNQSFQTFNSLNAFILKGDGAQGMGLTFAPLMVRAGDEPDAMYGLVAKSVAISADGLSYRFTLRPQARFHDGSKLTAHDAAFSLTALKTKGHPGITQQMRDMVTAEATDDATLVVTFAAKRGRDVPLFVAGLPIFSKAYYAKQPFDQSTLEIPLGSGPYKVGRFESGRYIEFNRVADWWGADLPVSRGSNNFDIVRFDFYRDRDVAFEGFTGRSYLYREEFTSRIWATRYDFPAVQDGRVKRESLPDETPSGAQGWFINTRRDKFKDPRVREALGCAFDFEWTNKTIMYGAYARTVSPFQNSDMMAVGPPSPDELALLEPFRGKVPDEVFGAPFLPPVSDGSGQDRRLLRKAVHLLQQAGCEFKDGKRRTPQGEPFRIEFLLDEPAFEPHHMPFIKNLGTLGIDATLRLVDPVQNRARRDDFDFDITIERFGFSTVPGDSLRSFFSSRAAAIKGSNNLAGIADPAIDAMMDRVIAADTRAELVVAARALDRLIRAGRYWVPQWYSGSHRLAYWDVFGHPPKLPKYLDVGVPDLWWSAAKPQEAK; encoded by the coding sequence ATGGCGCCGCTCAACCGCCGCAACGTGCTCGGCCTCGGCATCGGCGCGCTGGCGGCGACGCGGCTGGCGCCTGCGGCGGCCGCTGACGGCGAAACCCAGGCCCACGGCATCTCGGCCTTTGGCGACCTGAAATATCCAGCGGATTTTGCGCATTTCGACTACGTCAATGTCGATGCCCCGAAGGGTGGGCTGTTTTCGACGATTCCATCGACGCGAGCTTTCAACCAGTCGTTCCAGACCTTCAATTCGCTCAATGCCTTCATCCTGAAGGGCGACGGCGCCCAGGGCATGGGCCTGACCTTCGCGCCGCTGATGGTGCGCGCCGGCGACGAACCCGATGCGATGTATGGGCTGGTGGCGAAATCGGTGGCGATCTCCGCCGATGGCCTGAGCTATCGGTTCACGCTGCGTCCGCAAGCGCGGTTTCACGACGGCAGCAAATTGACCGCGCACGATGCCGCGTTCTCCCTGACCGCGCTGAAGACCAAGGGCCATCCGGGGATCACCCAGCAGATGCGCGACATGGTGACGGCGGAGGCCACCGACGACGCCACGCTGGTCGTCACCTTCGCGGCCAAGCGCGGCCGCGACGTGCCGCTGTTCGTGGCCGGCCTGCCGATCTTCTCAAAAGCCTACTACGCCAAGCAGCCGTTCGATCAATCGACGCTCGAGATTCCGCTCGGCAGCGGGCCCTACAAGGTCGGCAGGTTCGAATCGGGGCGCTACATCGAGTTCAATCGCGTGGCGGATTGGTGGGGCGCCGATCTGCCGGTCAGTCGCGGCAGCAATAATTTCGACATCGTGCGGTTCGATTTCTATCGCGACCGCGACGTCGCCTTCGAGGGCTTCACCGGCCGCAGCTATCTGTATCGCGAGGAATTCACCTCGCGGATCTGGGCCACCCGCTACGATTTCCCCGCGGTGCAGGACGGCCGCGTCAAGCGCGAGAGTCTCCCCGACGAGACCCCCTCCGGCGCGCAGGGCTGGTTCATCAATACGCGGCGCGACAAGTTCAAGGATCCGCGGGTGCGCGAGGCGCTGGGCTGCGCGTTCGACTTCGAATGGACCAATAAGACCATCATGTACGGCGCCTATGCGCGCACGGTGTCGCCATTCCAGAATTCCGACATGATGGCGGTCGGCCCGCCATCGCCCGACGAACTGGCGCTGCTCGAGCCGTTTCGCGGCAAGGTGCCCGACGAAGTGTTCGGCGCGCCATTCCTGCCGCCGGTCTCGGATGGCTCCGGCCAGGACCGCAGATTGTTGCGCAAGGCGGTGCATCTGCTGCAGCAGGCCGGCTGTGAATTCAAGGACGGCAAGCGGCGGACGCCGCAGGGCGAGCCGTTCCGGATCGAATTCCTGCTCGATGAGCCGGCGTTCGAGCCGCACCACATGCCCTTTATCAAGAATCTCGGCACGCTCGGCATCGACGCCACGCTGCGGCTGGTCGATCCGGTGCAGAACCGGGCGCGGCGCGACGATTTCGATTTCGACATCACCATCGAACGCTTCGGCTTCTCGACCGTGCCGGGCGATTCACTGCGCTCGTTCTTCTCGTCGCGCGCTGCTGCGATCAAGGGCTCCAACAATCTGGCCGGAATTGCCGACCCGGCGATCGACGCGATGATGGATCGGGTGATTGCTGCCGACACCCGTGCCGAACTGGTCGTCGCGGCCCGCGCGCTCGACCGCCTGATCCGAGCCGGCCGCTATTGGGTGCCGCAATGGTACTCCGGCTCGCACCGGCTGGCCTATTGGGACGTGTTCGGCCATCCGCCAAAACTGCCAAAATACCTCGACGTCGGCGTGCCCGATCTGTGGTGGTCGGCAGCCAAGCCACAAGAGGCGAAATAG
- a CDS encoding c-type cytochrome, protein MLLRSAALAASLLYGAPSHAVEAAKPPIQIAAITDDDAALIKRGEYVARLGDCVACHTAPGGAAMAGGRELATPFGKLYSTNITPDPKNGIGSYSFEQFDRAVRHGVAADGHNLYPAMPYPSYAKTSDADMRALFAYLSRDLAPIDQANKPAAMNWPFSMRWGLSLWNLVFLDSKPFQPDANHDAVWNRGAYLVQGLGHCGACHTPRGIAFQEKAMSDKGADGKVFLAGETVESWRALSLRDLWTVEQTKMLLKTGQNDFATVSGGMTDVIHNSTQHFTDADLTAIATYLKSLPAGDGDLTAPAAPLRVASTTPPAGLFTTRGGLGYVQFCVDCHRQDGAGVKGIFPPLSGNLSVTDANPATLLHLTLTGWKTAETATHPRVYTMPGFSRLSDQELAEIVSFVRDNWGNHAKPVTATDVKKMRAELDPKVTDSSTFDTPRLADMLTATNPAQVVRGMRLHLETKALLPDHVGDVLNCTSCHLNVGTVADGSPFVGVSAFFPSYQPRGGRIITLEDRINGCFQRSMNGKPLANDSDDMKAMVAYFDWMKRETKPEDKVAGRGVGKIDRAIKPNVDNGKVVYATQCAVCHGKDGEGLKNADGRVIYPPLWGAESFNIGAGMARTYTAAAFVKRNMPVGFHEKFPLGQGGLSDQEAVDVAEYFTHQPRPDFPGKVNDWPKGKKPSDARY, encoded by the coding sequence ATGCTGCTGCGATCGGCCGCTCTGGCCGCCTCGCTGCTATACGGCGCCCCATCCCATGCGGTCGAAGCCGCCAAGCCGCCAATCCAGATCGCGGCCATTACGGATGATGACGCCGCGCTGATTAAGCGCGGTGAATATGTGGCGCGGCTGGGCGATTGCGTCGCCTGTCACACCGCGCCCGGCGGCGCGGCGATGGCGGGCGGACGCGAACTCGCAACACCCTTTGGCAAGCTGTACTCGACCAACATCACCCCGGATCCGAAAAACGGGATCGGCAGCTATTCGTTCGAGCAATTCGATCGCGCGGTGCGCCATGGCGTGGCAGCGGACGGCCACAACCTTTATCCGGCGATGCCCTACCCGTCTTATGCCAAGACCAGCGACGCCGACATGCGGGCTTTGTTCGCCTATCTGTCGCGCGACCTGGCGCCGATCGACCAGGCCAACAAGCCGGCCGCGATGAACTGGCCGTTCAGCATGCGCTGGGGCCTGTCTCTGTGGAATTTGGTGTTTCTGGACAGCAAGCCGTTCCAGCCCGACGCCAACCACGACGCGGTGTGGAATCGCGGCGCCTATCTGGTGCAGGGGCTCGGCCATTGCGGCGCCTGCCATACGCCGCGCGGCATCGCTTTCCAGGAGAAGGCGATGAGCGACAAGGGCGCCGACGGCAAAGTCTTTCTCGCCGGCGAGACCGTGGAATCATGGCGCGCGCTCAGCCTGCGCGACCTTTGGACCGTCGAGCAGACCAAGATGCTGCTCAAGACCGGACAGAATGATTTCGCCACGGTGTCCGGCGGCATGACCGACGTCATCCATAACAGTACCCAGCACTTCACCGACGCCGATCTGACCGCGATCGCCACCTATCTGAAATCGCTGCCGGCGGGCGACGGCGATCTGACCGCACCGGCCGCGCCGCTGCGCGTTGCCAGCACGACGCCGCCTGCCGGCCTGTTCACCACCCGCGGCGGGTTGGGCTATGTGCAGTTCTGCGTCGACTGCCACCGCCAGGATGGCGCCGGCGTGAAGGGAATCTTCCCGCCGCTGTCCGGCAATCTCTCGGTCACCGACGCCAACCCGGCGACGCTGCTGCATCTGACCCTGACCGGCTGGAAGACCGCCGAGACCGCCACCCATCCGCGGGTCTACACCATGCCGGGATTCAGCCGGCTGTCCGATCAGGAGCTCGCCGAGATCGTGAGCTTCGTGCGCGACAATTGGGGCAATCACGCCAAGCCGGTGACCGCGACCGACGTCAAGAAGATGCGGGCCGAGCTCGATCCCAAGGTCACGGATTCCTCGACCTTCGACACGCCGCGTCTGGCCGACATGCTGACCGCGACAAATCCCGCCCAGGTCGTGCGCGGCATGCGGCTGCATCTGGAGACCAAGGCGCTGCTGCCGGACCATGTCGGCGACGTGCTGAACTGCACCAGCTGCCATCTCAATGTCGGCACCGTCGCCGACGGCTCGCCCTTTGTCGGCGTCTCGGCCTTCTTCCCGAGCTATCAGCCGCGCGGCGGCCGGATCATCACATTGGAAGACCGCATCAATGGCTGCTTCCAGCGCTCGATGAATGGCAAACCGCTGGCCAACGACTCCGACGACATGAAGGCGATGGTCGCCTATTTCGACTGGATGAAGCGGGAAACCAAGCCTGAGGACAAAGTCGCCGGTCGCGGCGTCGGCAAGATCGACCGCGCCATCAAGCCCAATGTGGACAATGGCAAGGTGGTTTACGCCACGCAATGCGCGGTGTGTCACGGCAAGGACGGCGAAGGCCTGAAAAATGCCGACGGCCGCGTCATCTATCCGCCGCTGTGGGGCGCCGAGTCTTTCAATATCGGCGCCGGCATGGCTCGCACCTATACGGCGGCGGCCTTCGTCAAGCGCAACATGCCGGTCGGCTTCCACGAGAAGTTTCCGCTCGGACAAGGTGGGCTGTCGGATCAGGAAGCCGTCGACGTCGCGGAATATTTCACCCACCAACCGCGGCCGGATTTCCCCGGCAAGGTCAACGACTGGCCCAAAGGCAAGAAACCGTCGGATGCGAGGTACTGA
- a CDS encoding LLM class flavin-dependent oxidoreductase, translating to MIPLSILDLSVVTTGTPPAAALRNSIDLAQHADGLGYVRYWLAEHHNLSSVASPAPDIMIGQIAAVTKHIRVGSGGVMLPNHAPLMVAERFKMLEALFPGRIDLGIGRAPGTDQATAHALRRRLEIREGDDFLERLQELMLWETRGFPAGHPYNNVIAMPDDVPLPPIWLLGSSDYSSELSAQVGMGFAFAHHFASFDATDALVHYRAHFKPSRWRSAPHGILAVAAVVAETDEEAERLASSMDLNRLRRDRGEYSPLPSVEEALAYDYSDRERASIARNRSKLFVGSPATVLQMLQPMITASQADELMVITAVYDHEARKRSYSLLADAFQLQRAAA from the coding sequence ATGATACCTCTTTCCATACTCGATCTGTCGGTCGTCACCACCGGCACCCCGCCCGCTGCCGCCTTGCGCAACAGCATCGATCTGGCGCAACACGCCGACGGTCTCGGTTATGTCCGCTATTGGCTGGCCGAGCACCACAATCTGTCTTCGGTGGCGAGCCCGGCACCCGACATCATGATCGGGCAGATTGCGGCGGTGACCAAGCATATCAGGGTCGGATCGGGCGGCGTGATGCTGCCGAACCATGCGCCGCTGATGGTCGCCGAACGGTTCAAGATGTTGGAGGCGCTGTTTCCGGGGCGGATCGATCTCGGCATCGGCCGCGCGCCGGGCACCGATCAGGCCACCGCGCATGCGCTGCGGCGCCGGCTCGAGATTCGCGAAGGTGATGATTTTCTCGAGCGGCTGCAGGAGCTGATGCTGTGGGAGACCCGCGGTTTTCCGGCTGGCCACCCCTATAACAATGTCATCGCGATGCCGGACGATGTGCCGCTGCCGCCGATCTGGCTGCTCGGTTCCAGCGATTACTCCTCCGAACTATCGGCCCAGGTCGGGATGGGCTTTGCGTTCGCCCATCACTTTGCGTCCTTTGATGCGACCGATGCGCTGGTGCACTACCGCGCGCATTTCAAGCCGTCGCGCTGGCGCAGTGCGCCGCACGGCATTCTGGCGGTGGCGGCGGTTGTTGCCGAGACCGACGAGGAGGCCGAGCGGCTCGCCAGCTCGATGGATCTCAACCGGCTGCGCCGCGACCGCGGCGAATATTCGCCGCTGCCCAGCGTCGAGGAGGCGCTGGCCTATGATTATTCGGACCGCGAGCGCGCCTCGATCGCGCGCAATCGCTCCAAACTGTTCGTCGGCAGCCCGGCGACGGTGCTGCAAATGCTGCAGCCGATGATCACTGCAAGCCAGGCCGACGAGCTGATGGTGATCACCGCGGTGTATGATCACGAGGCGCGCAAGCGCTCCTACAGCCTGCTGGCGGACGCGTTCCAGCTGCAACGGGCGGCGGCGTAA
- the metF gene encoding methylenetetrahydrofolate reductase [NAD(P)H], producing the protein MSERPQQLPAISFEFFPPKTEEMDRALWESISRLAPLAPTFVSVTYGAGGSTRERTHATIARILKETALIPAAHLTCVGAAKSDIDDVVARYHEVGVRHIVALRGDPENGIGSAYVPHPHGYKTSADLVASIKKRFPDIDVTVSAYPEKHPESATFDADIDVLKAKIDAGATRAITQVFFDNDLYFRYLDRVRARGIDIPILPGIMPMHNFKQARNFVTRAGTTVPDWLADKFEGLDDDAETRKLVAAAVAAGQVQKLAKHGVDTFHFYTMNRADLVFAICHLLGLRPNGARKAA; encoded by the coding sequence ATGAGCGAACGACCGCAACAACTGCCGGCGATCTCCTTCGAATTCTTTCCGCCGAAGACCGAAGAGATGGATCGCGCGCTGTGGGAGTCGATCAGCCGGCTGGCGCCGCTGGCGCCGACTTTCGTATCGGTGACCTATGGGGCCGGCGGCTCGACCCGCGAGCGTACCCACGCCACCATCGCCCGCATCCTGAAAGAGACCGCGCTGATTCCGGCGGCGCATCTGACCTGCGTCGGCGCCGCCAAATCCGATATCGACGACGTCGTGGCGCGCTACCACGAGGTCGGCGTGCGCCACATCGTGGCGCTGCGCGGCGACCCCGAAAACGGCATCGGTTCGGCCTATGTGCCGCATCCGCACGGTTACAAGACCTCGGCCGATCTGGTTGCCAGCATCAAGAAGCGGTTTCCTGACATCGACGTCACGGTGTCGGCCTATCCGGAGAAACATCCGGAGAGCGCCACTTTCGACGCCGATATCGACGTGCTCAAGGCCAAGATCGATGCCGGCGCGACCCGCGCCATCACCCAGGTGTTTTTCGACAACGATCTGTACTTCCGCTATCTCGACCGCGTGCGCGCCCGCGGCATCGACATCCCGATCCTGCCCGGCATCATGCCGATGCATAATTTCAAGCAGGCCCGCAACTTCGTCACCCGCGCCGGCACCACGGTCCCGGACTGGCTGGCAGACAAGTTCGAGGGTCTCGATGACGACGCCGAGACCAGGAAGCTGGTCGCCGCGGCGGTCGCCGCCGGCCAGGTGCAGAAGCTGGCCAAGCACGGCGTCGACACCTTTCATTTTTACACCATGAACCGCGCGGACCTGGTGTTCGCCATTTGCCATTTGCTCGGGCTTCGCCCGAACGGCGCCCGGAAAGCAGCCTGA
- a CDS encoding prephenate dehydratase, with the protein MTKTMKIAFQGEPGANSHIAIGDAYPDAEAMPCATFEDALAAIASGEADLGMIPIENSVAGRVADIHHLLPQSGLFIVGEWFLPIRHQLMAPPGATLADIKTVESHVHALGQCRRIIRKFGIRPIVSGDTAGSARIVAERGDKSCASIASRLAAKIYGLDILAEDVEDETHNTTRFVVLAREPRWAAPGSGPLVTTFVFRVRNLPAALYKALGGFATNGVNMTKLESYMVDGSFFATQFYADVDGHPEDRNLAFALDELKFFSREFRIVGVYPGHPFRATFSETSD; encoded by the coding sequence ATGACCAAGACCATGAAAATCGCATTCCAGGGCGAACCGGGCGCAAACTCCCATATCGCCATCGGCGACGCCTACCCCGATGCCGAGGCGATGCCCTGCGCCACCTTCGAGGACGCGCTGGCGGCGATCGCCTCCGGCGAAGCCGATCTCGGGATGATCCCGATCGAAAACTCGGTCGCCGGACGCGTCGCCGACATCCATCATCTGCTGCCGCAATCCGGCCTGTTCATCGTCGGCGAGTGGTTCTTGCCGATTCGTCACCAGCTGATGGCACCGCCCGGCGCCACCCTCGCTGACATCAAGACTGTGGAAAGCCATGTCCACGCTCTGGGGCAGTGTCGGCGAATCATCCGCAAATTCGGGATCCGGCCGATCGTCTCCGGCGACACCGCGGGCTCGGCCCGCATCGTCGCCGAACGCGGCGACAAGAGCTGCGCCTCGATCGCCTCGCGGCTGGCCGCCAAGATCTACGGTCTCGATATTCTCGCCGAGGACGTCGAGGACGAGACCCACAACACCACCCGCTTCGTGGTGCTGGCGCGCGAGCCGCGCTGGGCCGCGCCGGGCTCCGGCCCACTGGTCACCACTTTTGTTTTCCGGGTGCGCAACCTGCCGGCGGCGCTGTACAAGGCGTTGGGCGGCTTCGCCACCAACGGCGTCAACATGACCAAGCTGGAAAGCTACATGGTCGACGGCAGTTTCTTCGCCACGCAATTCTACGCCGACGTCGACGGCCATCCCGAGGACCGCAACCTCGCCTTCGCGCTCGACGAGCTGAAATTCTTTTCGCGCGAATTCCGCATCGTCGGCGTCTATCCGGGCCACCCGTTCCGCGCGACCTTCAGCGAAACGTCGGACTGA
- a CDS encoding extracellular solute-binding protein, which produces MAFTRRLLLQSGALAAVGPALGLGSGLSMLAATPARSAAGEPAWRHGLSLFGDLKYPVDFKRFDYVNPAAPKGGTARQISIGTFDNFNLAVAGVKGNIAPAVGLIYETLMTQSQDEVATEYGLLADAASHPDDFAWVKYRLRADARWHDGQPVTPEDVIFSLDVLKKYSPRYASYYRHVVKTEKTGAHEITFSFDSPGNRELPTIVGELVVLPKHWWEGSDEQGRKRDISATTLEKPLGSGPYRIKEFVAGRSVTLERVPDYWGAAAPTRIGQNNFDELRFEFFRDNTVALEAFKADQADWIVENSAKQWATAYAFPAVAEKRVIKEEFPINDSGRMQGFVLNLRRDMFKDARIRHAFNYAFDFEEMNKQLFYGQYKRINSYFEGTELASSGIPAGEELAILDTVRDKVPAELFTTPYSNPVGGNRQAVRDNLREAMKLVKEAGFDIRNQLLVDPAGTPVKVEILVQDPATERIALFYKPSLERIGVTVSIRMVDDAQYQNRIRAFDFDIITDLWGQSLSPGNEQRDYWGSQAADQPGSRNTIGIKNPAVDALIEKVIFAKSRSELVAATRALDRVLLWNYYVVPQFTYGFARYARWDRFSHAELPKYARSGLPSLWWYDAEKAAKIGKRS; this is translated from the coding sequence TTGGCATTCACCCGACGTCTTCTTCTGCAAAGCGGGGCTTTGGCCGCTGTTGGCCCGGCCCTCGGCTTGGGCTCCGGCCTCTCGATGCTGGCAGCGACGCCCGCGCGGTCGGCGGCCGGCGAGCCGGCCTGGCGGCATGGTCTGTCGCTGTTTGGCGATCTTAAATATCCCGTCGACTTCAAACGCTTCGATTACGTCAATCCGGCTGCGCCGAAGGGCGGCACCGCCAGGCAGATCTCGATCGGCACCTTCGACAATTTCAATCTCGCGGTGGCCGGTGTGAAGGGCAATATCGCGCCGGCGGTCGGGCTGATCTACGAAACCCTGATGACCCAGTCGCAGGACGAGGTCGCCACCGAATATGGCTTGCTGGCGGATGCCGCGTCGCATCCCGACGACTTTGCGTGGGTCAAGTACCGGCTGCGCGCCGACGCGCGCTGGCACGATGGCCAGCCGGTGACGCCGGAGGATGTGATCTTCTCGCTCGATGTGCTGAAGAAATACAGCCCGCGCTACGCCTCGTATTATCGCCACGTCGTCAAGACCGAGAAGACTGGCGCGCACGAGATCACCTTCAGCTTCGACTCGCCCGGTAACCGCGAATTGCCGACTATTGTCGGCGAACTCGTCGTGCTGCCGAAACATTGGTGGGAAGGCAGCGACGAGCAGGGCCGCAAGCGCGACATTTCCGCGACCACGCTGGAAAAGCCGCTCGGCTCCGGCCCCTATCGGATCAAGGAATTCGTTGCCGGCCGCTCGGTGACGCTGGAGCGGGTGCCGGATTATTGGGGCGCCGCGGCGCCGACCCGGATCGGCCAGAATAATTTCGATGAATTGCGCTTCGAATTCTTTCGCGACAACACCGTGGCGCTGGAAGCGTTCAAGGCCGATCAGGCCGACTGGATCGTCGAGAATTCGGCCAAGCAATGGGCGACCGCCTACGCGTTTCCCGCGGTGGCCGAGAAGCGGGTGATCAAGGAAGAATTCCCGATTAACGATTCCGGGCGGATGCAGGGCTTCGTGCTCAATCTGCGTCGCGACATGTTCAAGGATGCGCGAATCCGCCACGCCTTCAACTATGCGTTCGATTTCGAGGAAATGAACAAGCAGCTGTTCTACGGCCAGTACAAGCGGATCAACAGCTACTTCGAAGGCACCGAATTGGCCTCGTCGGGGATTCCCGCGGGCGAGGAACTGGCTATCCTGGACACCGTGCGCGACAAAGTGCCGGCCGAATTGTTCACCACGCCCTATAGCAATCCGGTCGGGGGCAACCGGCAGGCCGTGCGCGACAATCTGCGCGAGGCGATGAAGCTGGTGAAGGAGGCCGGGTTCGATATCCGCAACCAGTTGCTGGTCGATCCCGCCGGCACGCCGGTCAAGGTCGAGATCCTGGTGCAGGATCCGGCGACGGAGCGGATCGCGCTGTTCTACAAGCCCTCGCTGGAGCGGATCGGCGTCACGGTCTCGATCCGGATGGTCGACGACGCGCAATATCAGAACCGAATTCGCGCGTTCGATTTCGACATCATCACCGACCTGTGGGGGCAATCGCTGTCGCCCGGCAATGAGCAGCGCGACTATTGGGGATCGCAGGCCGCCGACCAGCCGGGCTCGCGCAACACCATCGGCATCAAGAATCCGGCGGTCGACGCGCTGATCGAAAAGGTGATCTTCGCCAAGAGCCGTAGCGAGCTGGTCGCGGCCACCAGGGCGCTCGATCGCGTGCTGCTGTGGAACTACTATGTGGTGCCGCAATTCACCTACGGCTTTGCCCGTTACGCGCGATGGGACCGCTTCAGCCACGCCGAGCTGCCGAAATATGCCCGCTCCGGGTTGCCGTCGCTGTGGTGGTACGATGCCGAGAAGGCCGCCAAGATCGGCAAACGCTCTTGA
- a CDS encoding 3-deoxy-manno-octulosonate cytidylyltransferase yields MTETHTLVLIPARMAATRLPGKPLLDIAGLPMIVHVLRKAEAAAIGRVAVATDTPQIADIVRAHGGEAVMTRADHPSGSDRIYEALQTLDPDRTIQTVINLQGDFPTIRPDNIGAVLAPLADPAVDIATLAAQIHTEEESTNPNVVKVIGSPLSPQRLRALYFTRATAPWGEGPRYHHIGLYAYRRAALERFVALPPSTLEQREKLEQLRALEAGMRIDVGIVDTVPRGVDTQADLETARRILAKS; encoded by the coding sequence ATGACTGAGACCCATACCCTTGTGTTGATTCCCGCCCGAATGGCCGCCACCCGATTACCGGGCAAGCCGCTGCTGGACATCGCTGGCCTGCCGATGATCGTGCATGTGCTGCGGAAGGCGGAGGCGGCAGCGATCGGCCGGGTCGCGGTGGCCACCGACACGCCGCAGATCGCCGACATTGTGCGCGCGCATGGCGGCGAAGCGGTGATGACGCGGGCCGATCACCCATCGGGTTCGGACCGTATTTACGAGGCATTGCAGACCCTCGACCCCGACCGGACGATCCAGACGGTGATCAATCTGCAAGGCGATTTTCCCACCATCCGGCCGGACAATATCGGTGCCGTGCTGGCCCCGCTGGCCGATCCCGCAGTCGACATCGCGACGCTGGCGGCGCAAATCCACACCGAGGAAGAGAGCACCAATCCCAACGTGGTCAAGGTGATCGGCTCGCCTTTATCGCCGCAACGGTTGCGGGCGCTGTATTTCACCCGTGCCACCGCGCCCTGGGGCGAAGGGCCGCGTTATCATCACATCGGGCTCTACGCCTATCGCCGCGCCGCGCTGGAGCGATTCGTCGCGCTGCCCCCTTCGACACTGGAGCAGCGCGAGAAGCTCGAGCAATTGCGCGCGCTCGAGGCCGGAATGCGGATCGACGTCGGCATCGTCGACACCGTGCCGCGCGGTGTCGATACCCAGGCCGATCTGGAAACCGCACGCCGCATACTGGCGAAAAGCTGA